In one Bacteroidales bacterium genomic region, the following are encoded:
- the deoC gene encoding deoxyribose-phosphate aldolase: MDYSKETIAAEIMQMAKIAEQETNIDVIKKIFNLIDLTSLNTVDHDDKIIAMVEKVNHVNEHYTDCPNVAALCVYPNFVSTVKKHLKDKNVRIAAVSAGFPSSQTFLAVKLAETNLAVEKGANDIDIVMSVGKFINKEYQDVANEISLIKSVCGNAHLKVILETGALPNEEAIYNASMLSMEAGADFIKTSTGKQEPAATYEAVFVMVNAIKDYYQKTGRMVGIKPAGGIVTVKQALVYYAIVKHILGDKWLNNHYFRIGASRLANNLLTRMNELKGIKEEVKYF, encoded by the coding sequence ATGGATTACTCAAAAGAAACTATTGCTGCTGAAATTATGCAAATGGCAAAAATTGCCGAACAAGAAACCAATATAGATGTAATAAAAAAGATTTTTAATCTCATCGATCTTACTTCGTTAAATACGGTTGACCATGACGATAAAATAATTGCCATGGTTGAAAAAGTGAATCATGTTAACGAACACTATACCGATTGTCCCAATGTAGCTGCTTTGTGTGTATATCCTAATTTTGTAAGCACCGTAAAAAAACATTTAAAAGATAAAAATGTTCGAATTGCAGCTGTATCGGCAGGTTTCCCTTCGTCGCAGACTTTTTTAGCTGTTAAATTAGCTGAAACAAACTTAGCTGTTGAAAAAGGAGCTAACGATATTGATATTGTAATGTCAGTTGGCAAATTTATTAATAAAGAATACCAAGATGTAGCTAACGAAATATCGTTGATTAAATCTGTTTGTGGCAATGCACACTTAAAAGTTATACTTGAAACCGGTGCTTTACCCAACGAAGAAGCCATATACAATGCCAGTATGTTAAGCATGGAAGCCGGTGCCGATTTTATTAAAACCTCTACCGGTAAGCAAGAGCCAGCAGCTACCTACGAGGCTGTATTTGTTATGGTAAACGCTATAAAAGATTATTACCAAAAAACAGGAAGAATGGTAGGAATTAAACCTGCTGGAGGCATTGTTACTGTTAAGCAGGCATTGGTATATTACGCTATTGTTAAACATATTTTAGGCGATAAGTGGTTGAATAATCATTATTTTAGAATTGGAGCCAGCCGCCTTGCCAACAATCTTTTAACTCGTATGAACGAGCTCAAAGGAATTAAAGAAGAAGTTAAATATTTTTAA
- a CDS encoding mechanosensitive ion channel, whose amino-acid sequence MITEVKHWLMDLGLSVFWAEILKLVIVIGVVFIISYLANFLTKKFISVIVSRIVKKTTFTWDDILLKNKVFHRFSHIVPALIIYHSSNIVLKGYPEWISVVKSMVFIYMIVMAMLIISAFLKSLNEIYMSMPSSKDRPIRGFLQVINIFNYSIGSILILSIVLDKDPSYFLTGLGAIAAVLLLVFKDTLLGLVAGIQLSANDMVKLGDWVVMPSKNADGVVTEITLHTVKVQNWDKTISMIPSYAMVSESFINYRGMEEAKARRIKRSLFVDINSVRFLTLDEIEQLKSIQLIRGYIEQKMKEIEEHNKNLPFDIQHPINGRWLTNIGTFRMYAFEYIKSLPFIRKDLSHMARQLEPSQNGIPIEIYAFSSIIEWENFEKVQADIFDHLMAVLPMFHLRIYQNPTGNDFAKLLKNVDTK is encoded by the coding sequence ATGATTACAGAAGTTAAACATTGGTTAATGGATTTAGGTTTGTCCGTTTTTTGGGCAGAAATTTTAAAATTAGTCATTGTTATCGGTGTTGTTTTTATCATTTCATACCTTGCTAATTTTTTAACAAAGAAGTTTATATCGGTTATTGTAAGTCGTATTGTCAAAAAAACGACTTTTACATGGGATGATATACTATTGAAGAATAAAGTATTTCATCGTTTTTCGCACATTGTGCCGGCATTAATTATTTATCACTCATCTAATATTGTATTGAAAGGTTATCCAGAATGGATTTCGGTAGTAAAAAGCATGGTTTTTATATACATGATAGTGATGGCCATGCTCATTATATCGGCATTTTTAAAATCGCTGAATGAGATATACATGTCTATGCCTTCGTCGAAAGACAGGCCTATTCGGGGATTTTTGCAAGTTATCAATATTTTCAATTACTCTATTGGAAGTATTCTTATTCTTTCTATTGTTCTAGATAAAGACCCAAGTTATTTTCTTACAGGATTAGGTGCTATTGCAGCCGTTTTATTGTTAGTTTTCAAAGACACACTTCTCGGCTTGGTTGCCGGTATCCAGCTATCGGCAAACGATATGGTTAAATTGGGCGATTGGGTCGTTATGCCCTCGAAAAATGCCGATGGAGTTGTAACTGAAATTACACTGCATACCGTTAAAGTTCAAAATTGGGATAAAACCATTTCGATGATTCCATCGTATGCCATGGTTTCGGAGTCGTTTATCAACTACCGCGGAATGGAAGAGGCAAAAGCAAGACGCATTAAACGCTCGTTGTTTGTTGATATAAATTCGGTGCGGTTTTTAACTTTGGATGAAATTGAACAGTTAAAAAGCATTCAACTGATACGAGGTTATATCGAGCAAAAAATGAAGGAAATAGAAGAACACAACAAAAATTTACCTTTTGATATTCAACACCCCATTAATGGACGATGGTTAACCAACATCGGAACTTTTAGAATGTATGCCTTTGAATACATTAAAAGCCTGCCGTTTATTCGAAAAGACTTGTCGCACATGGCAAGACAGTTAGAGCCATCTCAAAATGGCATTCCCATAGAAATTTATGCATTTAGTAGTATTATAGAATGGGAAAATTTTGAGAAAGTTCAAGCTGATATTTTCGACCATTTAATGGCCGTATTGCCCATGTTTCATCTTAGAATTTATCAAAACCCTACGGGTAATGATTTTGCGAAGCTTTTAAAAAATGTTGATACAAAATAA
- a CDS encoding transketolase, whose translation MELDRKLSFEDFKKEVLHDYYICHLSRKLSVLGRKEVLSGKAKFGIFGDGKELVQVVIAKFFENGDWRSGYYRDQTWMLASGLLTAEQFFAQLYGDTDIKNNPHNSGRVFNNHFSTPNTNPDGSWRNLMAQKNSAADISPTAGQMPRLLGLAYASKLYRNLPELASFIQFSNKGNEVAFGSIGDASTSEGHFWETINAAAVLQVPLAVFVYDDGYGISVPKKNQTAKQSISEALKGFEDEYGNGIKIFKAKGWDYPELVKTIKEGISLCRTKHKPVVFHIEEVTQPLGHSTSGSHERYKSPERLQWEKDYDPIAQFQKWIENNRIASKTELEEIENKADADAKNAKQKAWENFTEPIKRERDALLKIIENRSCQCKREHIDKVGIIANDLKQILTPIRKDIFSAAKKILRHVCMDCSIRKQLQSDLHQWLERNYADAHQRYSSNLYIETEKSVLKVKSNPALFANPEQLVAGREIIRDNWDVQLKKHANLVIFGEDVGYIGGVNQTYEGLQKKYGELRVSDTGIREATILGQGIGLALRGIRPVVEIQYFDYLLYALQTLSDDLATLLYRTNGQQKAPVIITTRGHRLEGIWHSGSPLSMVINSIRGVYVAVPRNMTQAAGFYNTLLESDDSALVIEPLNGYRLKENKPINIGEYKVPFGVPEIMKTGNDITLVTYGSNVRIAQEAVKQLEEFGVSVELIDVQTLLPFDINKIILESVKKTNKIAFFDEDVPGGATAFMMQKVLEEHGGFAYLDAEPITITAKEHRPAYSTDGDYFSNPNAEDVFENIYSLMHRYNPKKYPQIF comes from the coding sequence ATGGAACTCGATAGAAAGTTAAGTTTTGAAGACTTTAAAAAAGAAGTACTTCATGATTATTATATTTGTCATTTAAGCCGTAAACTCAGCGTACTAGGGCGTAAAGAAGTTTTAAGCGGCAAAGCTAAATTTGGCATTTTTGGCGATGGAAAAGAATTGGTTCAGGTAGTTATAGCAAAATTTTTTGAAAATGGCGACTGGCGTTCGGGCTATTATCGCGACCAAACATGGATGTTAGCATCCGGATTACTCACTGCCGAACAATTTTTTGCTCAATTATACGGCGATACCGATATCAAAAATAACCCCCATAATTCGGGAAGGGTTTTTAACAACCACTTTAGCACACCCAATACGAATCCCGATGGAAGTTGGAGAAATTTAATGGCACAAAAAAACTCTGCAGCCGACATTTCGCCAACAGCCGGACAAATGCCTCGTTTGTTGGGTTTGGCTTATGCATCCAAGTTATACCGTAATCTGCCCGAATTAGCTTCTTTTATTCAATTCTCAAATAAAGGAAACGAAGTTGCTTTCGGCTCCATTGGCGATGCAAGCACTTCCGAAGGACATTTTTGGGAAACCATCAATGCAGCAGCAGTACTCCAAGTTCCATTAGCCGTTTTTGTATACGACGATGGATACGGCATTTCTGTCCCTAAAAAGAACCAAACCGCCAAACAAAGCATTTCTGAAGCATTAAAAGGATTTGAAGACGAATATGGAAACGGAATAAAAATATTTAAAGCCAAAGGATGGGACTACCCCGAACTCGTTAAAACCATTAAAGAAGGCATTTCGTTATGCCGCACAAAACACAAACCCGTTGTGTTTCATATCGAAGAAGTAACCCAGCCCTTGGGACACAGTACCAGCGGTTCGCACGAACGATATAAAAGCCCTGAACGCTTGCAATGGGAAAAAGACTACGACCCCATCGCCCAATTTCAAAAATGGATCGAAAATAACCGCATAGCATCTAAAACAGAATTAGAAGAAATTGAAAATAAAGCCGATGCTGATGCCAAAAACGCTAAACAAAAAGCATGGGAAAATTTTACAGAACCCATAAAAAGAGAACGCGATGCGTTGCTTAAAATTATTGAAAACCGTTCGTGCCAATGTAAACGAGAACATATTGATAAAGTAGGTATTATAGCTAACGATTTAAAGCAAATATTAACTCCTATTCGAAAAGATATTTTTAGCGCTGCCAAAAAAATTTTAAGACACGTTTGTATGGATTGCTCCATTCGCAAACAATTACAAAGCGATTTACATCAATGGCTTGAGCGTAATTACGCCGATGCTCATCAACGCTATAGCTCCAATTTATATATCGAAACCGAAAAATCAGTACTCAAAGTAAAATCCAATCCTGCCCTATTTGCAAACCCTGAACAATTAGTTGCCGGCAGAGAAATTATTCGCGACAATTGGGATGTTCAACTCAAAAAGCATGCTAATTTAGTTATATTTGGCGAAGATGTGGGTTATATCGGAGGTGTAAATCAAACCTATGAAGGACTTCAAAAAAAATATGGAGAATTAAGAGTAAGCGATACCGGTATTCGCGAAGCTACCATTTTAGGACAAGGTATTGGTCTTGCTTTGCGTGGCATACGCCCTGTTGTCGAAATTCAATATTTCGATTATCTTTTGTATGCTTTACAAACACTGAGCGACGATTTAGCCACTTTATTGTATAGAACTAATGGTCAACAAAAAGCTCCCGTCATTATTACCACACGCGGACATCGCTTAGAAGGTATATGGCATTCGGGATCGCCATTAAGCATGGTCATTAACTCTATTCGCGGTGTATATGTGGCTGTTCCACGCAATATGACACAAGCTGCTGGTTTTTACAATACATTATTAGAATCAGACGATTCGGCTTTAGTTATTGAACCCCTTAATGGCTATCGATTAAAAGAAAATAAACCCATAAATATAGGTGAATATAAAGTTCCTTTTGGAGTTCCTGAAATCATGAAAACAGGCAACGATATTACGCTTGTTACTTACGGTTCCAATGTTCGAATTGCTCAAGAAGCCGTAAAACAACTCGAAGAATTTGGAGTATCGGTTGAGCTAATTGATGTTCAAACCTTATTGCCTTTTGATATAAACAAAATAATACTCGAATCTGTTAAAAAGACCAATAAAATTGCCTTTTTCGACGAAGATGTTCCAGGTGGTGCTACCGCCTTTATGATGCAAAAAGTATTAGAAGAACATGGTGGATTTGCCTATTTAGATGCTGAACCTATAACAATAACAGCAAAAGAACATCGCCCAGCCTACTCCACCGATGGCGACTATTTCTCGAACCCCAATGCCGAAGATGTATTTGAAAATATTTATTCGCTTATGCACCGATACAACCCTAAAAAATATCCACAAATTTTTTAA
- a CDS encoding DMT family transporter — MASLQNKQFQIAILLFLGFIWGSSFILMKKSLILFSDLELGAIRIFCAGLVLLPFAIKRIKNINRKQFYFIALSGFLGSGIPAFLFTIAQKHITSTEASIYNSLTPLFTLIVAVFLFKTKINRLNILGVLIGLAGSIFLITQRSKGIIGTSDHPEYGLLLVLATIMYGFNTNHVKNNLKEVEGITITSIAFMSMMIPVLPFFFHHGFIEKFQSPIFGISLLYALILSVVGTAFALIIWNKLIKHITAIYASSVTYIIPIFAFGWGLLDGEVFNLNHIIAIFCIFTGIYLVNFKTKNGI; from the coding sequence ATGGCATCATTACAAAATAAGCAGTTTCAAATTGCAATATTACTCTTTTTAGGCTTTATTTGGGGTTCATCGTTTATTTTAATGAAAAAAAGCCTTATACTCTTTTCTGATTTAGAGCTTGGGGCTATTAGAATATTTTGTGCTGGCTTGGTTTTATTACCATTTGCTATAAAAAGAATAAAAAACATCAATCGAAAACAATTTTATTTTATTGCCCTTTCTGGTTTTTTAGGCAGTGGTATTCCGGCTTTTCTATTTACAATAGCTCAAAAACACATTACCAGCACCGAAGCGTCTATTTATAACTCACTTACACCTTTATTTACTTTAATTGTTGCTGTTTTTTTGTTCAAGACAAAAATCAATCGCTTAAATATATTAGGTGTATTGATAGGATTAGCCGGCAGCATTTTTTTAATTACTCAGCGAAGCAAAGGAATTATTGGCACTTCCGATCATCCTGAATACGGCTTATTACTTGTCTTAGCCACCATTATGTATGGTTTCAACACCAACCACGTAAAAAATAATCTTAAAGAAGTAGAAGGTATAACCATTACTTCAATTGCGTTTATGTCTATGATGATTCCGGTTCTCCCTTTTTTCTTTCATCATGGTTTTATAGAAAAGTTTCAATCACCTATTTTTGGCATTTCGCTATTATATGCACTTATTCTTTCTGTTGTTGGAACCGCCTTTGCACTTATTATATGGAATAAACTTATCAAACATATAACGGCTATATATGCCAGCTCCGTAACGTATATTATTCCCATTTTTGCCTTTGGTTGGGGACTTTTAGATGGCGAAGTTTTTAACTTGAATCATATTATCGCAATTTTCTGTATTTTTACAGGCATTTATTTAGTTAATTTTAAAACCAAAAATGGAATTTAA
- the lnt gene encoding apolipoprotein N-acyltransferase: MEFNRLQRWFLSISSGLLLFGGWAGGIWQWLTLVGFVPLLLNEHYFYVHKEKFKSHHFFFHAFIAFFVWNAFSTWWILNATWVGAFLAVFFNTLFMSIVTWTFHVVKRKTSFRMGYIFLIFSWIAFEYLHYNWELSWTWMTLGNAYSEQVPFIQWYEYTGVLGGSLWTLLISVVITVINIEWIIDAYVKRRLIVFIILLLVVPIVFSLIRYYTYQEEGQAINVTVVQPNIDPYNDKFSGMSVDEQLNRILTLAENEVKANTDYVVGPETALPQGIWEEDFDVHPHITRIKDFCKRHHVSFILGASTYKMFQNKISPIARPYNNGESFYETYNTALQIDSQQVQSYHKSQLVLGVERMPFPKLLGFLEDLALELGGTSGSLGVQASPSVFNGKSSVAPAVCYESIYGEYLSEFINKGAQWIAVITNDGWWKDTPGYRQHLSFSRLRAIELRKDIARSANTGISAFINQRGDILEQTSWWVPAAISLTVKANSKITFYAVWGDYIGRIASFISLLLLLWTISKSTYQRLNPNR; encoded by the coding sequence ATGGAATTTAATCGCTTACAAAGATGGTTTCTTTCTATATCATCGGGCTTACTACTTTTTGGAGGTTGGGCAGGTGGTATATGGCAATGGCTAACCCTTGTGGGATTTGTGCCTTTATTGCTTAACGAACACTACTTCTACGTTCATAAAGAAAAATTTAAAAGTCATCACTTCTTTTTTCATGCTTTTATCGCTTTTTTCGTTTGGAATGCCTTTTCTACATGGTGGATTTTAAACGCAACTTGGGTGGGTGCATTTTTAGCCGTTTTCTTTAATACACTTTTTATGTCCATTGTAACCTGGACTTTTCATGTCGTTAAACGGAAAACAAGCTTTAGAATGGGTTACATTTTCCTCATTTTTTCTTGGATTGCCTTTGAATACCTACACTACAACTGGGAGCTATCGTGGACTTGGATGACGTTAGGGAATGCTTATTCTGAACAAGTTCCCTTTATTCAATGGTATGAATACACCGGTGTTTTAGGTGGCAGTTTATGGACCTTATTAATTTCTGTTGTAATTACGGTTATTAACATCGAATGGATTATTGATGCCTACGTAAAGCGACGTTTAATTGTATTTATCATTTTATTATTAGTCGTGCCTATCGTCTTTTCATTAATTCGCTATTACACCTATCAGGAAGAAGGGCAAGCAATAAATGTAACTGTTGTGCAACCCAATATAGACCCATACAACGATAAGTTTTCGGGCATGTCGGTCGATGAGCAATTAAATCGTATTTTGACGTTAGCTGAAAACGAAGTCAAAGCAAATACCGACTATGTTGTTGGTCCCGAGACTGCTTTACCACAAGGAATCTGGGAAGAAGACTTCGATGTGCATCCACATATTACTCGCATTAAAGACTTTTGTAAAAGGCATCATGTATCGTTTATTTTAGGTGCTTCTACTTACAAAATGTTTCAAAATAAAATTTCTCCTATTGCCCGACCTTATAACAATGGCGAATCGTTTTACGAAACGTATAATACCGCACTTCAAATCGATAGCCAACAAGTACAATCGTATCATAAATCACAGTTAGTTTTAGGTGTTGAGCGAATGCCCTTTCCAAAACTTTTAGGTTTTTTAGAAGACTTAGCTTTAGAATTAGGAGGCACTTCCGGAAGCTTAGGGGTGCAAGCAAGTCCTTCTGTGTTTAACGGGAAATCTTCAGTTGCTCCGGCCGTTTGCTATGAATCTATTTATGGCGAATACTTGTCAGAGTTTATCAATAAAGGAGCCCAATGGATAGCAGTAATTACCAATGATGGATGGTGGAAAGACACGCCCGGCTATAGACAACATTTATCTTTCAGCCGACTAAGAGCTATTGAACTTAGAAAAGACATAGCTCGATCTGCCAATACAGGTATTTCGGCTTTTATCAATCAGCGAGGAGATATTTTAGAACAAACATCATGGTGGGTTCCCGCGGCAATATCACTTACCGTAAAAGCCAATTCAAAAATCACATTTTATGCTGTTTGGGGAGATTATATAGGCAGAATAGCGTCTTTTATTAGCCTTTTGCTTCTACTTTGGACTATAAGCAAAAGCACTTACCAGCGACTTAACCCAAATCGCTAA
- a CDS encoding Crp/Fnr family transcriptional regulator, with protein MRDHRAKICNCFDNIRTLFTVLSDDELDFLSQHHACLHVKKNEVIYKEGERPSGLICLSEGKVKIYKEGFGGREQIVRLAKPVGFIGYRALFAEENYLASAMALENSVICVIEREAFFEVLRKNADLSMQIIKSLATELGFSNSRCVTLTQKHVRGRLAESLLVLLETYGFEEDGQTISAYLSREDIASLSNMTNSNAIRTLRQFEQENVIAIEGRRIKIMNMAKLERISDLG; from the coding sequence ATGAGAGACCATAGAGCAAAGATTTGTAACTGTTTCGACAATATTAGAACCTTATTTACTGTGTTGAGCGATGATGAATTAGATTTTTTATCGCAACATCACGCATGTTTACATGTAAAAAAGAATGAGGTTATTTATAAAGAAGGCGAACGTCCGTCGGGATTAATATGTTTATCTGAAGGAAAAGTTAAAATATACAAAGAAGGTTTTGGTGGACGAGAGCAAATTGTTCGCCTTGCTAAGCCGGTGGGTTTTATTGGTTATAGGGCTTTGTTTGCCGAAGAAAATTACTTGGCGTCGGCAATGGCTCTCGAAAATTCGGTTATCTGTGTAATAGAACGTGAGGCATTTTTTGAAGTACTTCGAAAAAATGCCGATTTATCTATGCAAATTATTAAATCGTTAGCAACCGAATTAGGTTTTTCGAATAGTCGGTGTGTTACTTTAACACAAAAACATGTTCGTGGTCGTTTAGCCGAGTCGTTATTAGTGCTTTTAGAAACCTATGGTTTCGAAGAAGATGGACAAACTATCAGTGCTTATTTATCGCGCGAAGATATTGCAAGTTTGAGCAATATGACCAATTCGAATGCCATTCGCACATTACGTCAATTTGAGCAAGAAAATGTTATTGCCATTGAAGGCCGAAGAATAAAAATTATGAATATGGCAAAACTCGAACGTATTAGCGATTTGGGTTAA
- a CDS encoding T9SS type A sorting domain-containing protein, whose product MKKVLLVLSVACFVLSVSAQKYAFKNLQNLKSASIHAKADNGLSGPMLPLNKPTNAHNKSINAVVIGTSGNAYSFIYEPNYQVDANPELNAIMHTHRAGGPWGGSSGDIRCKISYDLGQTWNDSVVFTVQNGNHYYRYPNGIIYNPAGNTTPANAFALINGPITDGSGWNFMYFDSKTLDGNNPVINHPSPLFTNALERINLSGGNGKYYTMTLEDDGTWYIDAKVRQINFDSQINGFTPNPNVSTLTRNWLMRAFGNDTVQFNSNWYNIFDNDGLHGYAFCLGAEVEFDPYNLTATPLVWETWDGGQTWTQYFASGCWHTLSNLTDQIWPVRQSLIDHPNNPELWEYRPFFEGGSTVDENFSPAVIDYQGNLHILTTVTGRYSNHPDSLYYSYANEPVFLFDVYQTGQTDANGQPAWDVQFVDTLRTQVMQDANSPFTDGSDPIGWGHMLNIATSPDRKVVVAVWADTDPTFDTVNTMPELKARAFNYETMTATPVINFTPGEGGMYFFGNVSHTVLKDGNDFIIPLVYVDVFETGNPVSAQKYYFAQDLRITPAMFTETITPSTINGTCVLGMNETSVNNNFSVSQNNPNPAKNNTEIAVKLTENSNVNIVITNLMGQRVMEINKGMLTAGKHNISINTSNLSSGIYFYTVTANNHSVTKKMVIE is encoded by the coding sequence ATGAAAAAAGTGTTACTAGTTCTTTCAGTTGCATGCTTTGTATTGAGTGTAAGCGCTCAAAAGTATGCTTTTAAAAACCTTCAAAACCTAAAATCTGCTTCTATTCATGCAAAAGCAGATAACGGCCTAAGTGGACCAATGCTACCCCTTAACAAACCAACCAATGCTCATAACAAATCCATTAATGCAGTAGTTATTGGTACCAGCGGAAATGCTTATAGTTTCATTTATGAACCCAACTATCAAGTAGATGCCAATCCCGAATTAAATGCAATTATGCACACTCATCGTGCTGGTGGTCCTTGGGGCGGTTCTAGCGGTGATATTCGTTGCAAAATCAGCTACGATTTGGGTCAAACATGGAATGACTCTGTTGTATTTACCGTACAAAATGGTAATCATTACTATCGTTATCCCAATGGTATTATTTACAATCCTGCTGGCAATACAACACCTGCCAATGCTTTCGCTTTAATCAATGGTCCTATTACCGATGGTAGTGGTTGGAATTTCATGTATTTTGACTCAAAAACTCTTGATGGCAACAATCCCGTTATCAATCATCCATCACCATTGTTCACCAACGCTTTAGAAAGAATTAACTTAAGCGGTGGCAATGGCAAATACTACACTATGACCCTCGAAGATGATGGAACCTGGTATATTGATGCTAAAGTTCGTCAAATTAATTTTGACTCACAAATTAACGGTTTTACTCCAAATCCTAATGTTTCTACTTTAACCCGCAACTGGTTAATGCGTGCATTTGGAAACGATACTGTACAATTTAATTCAAACTGGTACAATATTTTTGATAACGATGGTTTACATGGCTATGCATTTTGCTTAGGTGCTGAAGTAGAATTTGATCCTTACAACTTAACAGCTACTCCTTTAGTATGGGAAACTTGGGATGGTGGTCAAACATGGACTCAATATTTTGCAAGTGGTTGCTGGCATACTTTAAGCAACTTAACTGACCAAATTTGGCCTGTACGTCAATCACTAATTGATCATCCTAACAATCCTGAATTGTGGGAATATCGTCCTTTCTTCGAAGGTGGTTCAACTGTTGACGAAAACTTCAGCCCTGCTGTAATTGACTATCAAGGTAATCTTCATATTTTAACTACTGTAACCGGAAGATATTCAAATCATCCCGACTCATTGTATTATAGCTATGCTAATGAACCTGTTTTCTTATTCGATGTATATCAAACCGGACAAACCGATGCTAACGGTCAGCCTGCTTGGGATGTTCAATTTGTTGATACCCTTAGAACACAAGTTATGCAAGATGCCAATTCACCTTTCACCGATGGCAGCGATCCAATCGGTTGGGGACATATGTTAAATATTGCTACTAGCCCCGATAGAAAAGTAGTTGTTGCTGTATGGGCTGATACCGATCCAACTTTTGATACCGTTAATACAATGCCAGAATTAAAAGCTCGCGCTTTCAATTATGAAACTATGACAGCCACTCCAGTTATTAACTTTACTCCTGGTGAAGGTGGTATGTATTTCTTTGGAAACGTTTCGCACACTGTTTTAAAAGATGGCAACGATTTTATTATTCCTTTAGTTTATGTTGATGTTTTTGAAACAGGTAACCCTGTATCAGCACAAAAATATTATTTTGCACAAGATTTACGCATTACTCCAGCTATGTTTACAGAAACTATTACACCTTCTACAATTAACGGTACATGTGTTTTAGGTATGAACGAAACAAGCGTTAATAATAATTTCAGTGTATCACAAAACAATCCTAACCCTGCTAAAAACAACACCGAAATCGCTGTTAAATTAACTGAAAATTCTAATGTTAATATTGTAATTACTAACTTAATGGGTCAACGTGTAATGGAAATCAATAAAGGTATGTTAACCGCAGGTAAACATAATATTTCTATTAACACCAGCAACCTATCAAGTGGTATTTACTTCTATACTGTTACAGCTAACAACCATTCTGTAACCAAGAAAATGGTTATTGAATAA
- a CDS encoding amidohydrolase family protein, which translates to MRKIAAHYIFDGFKLIKNSVLIVSDDGKICSIEPFLPQKELAGVEFINGVLCPGFINVHAHLELSFLKGKLKPSGGLEHFIQQMKQVNRSVDSQKIEAAKLADSEMFDEGIVACGDIVNTDLTLPIKEKSAIFYHNFIELYSLIDSKADEVFQHGLQLYKLWEKYSKSITYHAPYSVSYALFQKISEFNNVSNDLCSIHFYESKREEQLLQQWQSGNWQWSHHPTWTIIEQIPYENRVLFVHNTFIDEKSFNFICNRFKQRAWVLCPSSNLFIENTMPPLHLLIKDKENICIGTDSYASNRRLSILNELKLLSSNFPEIELIDWLKMATIQGAKALNIQDKFGSFKNGTNPGVLALMEMDLLNLKLTDETYIKRIL; encoded by the coding sequence ATGAGAAAAATTGCGGCTCATTACATTTTCGATGGTTTTAAACTGATAAAAAACAGTGTTCTTATCGTTTCTGATGATGGAAAGATATGCTCCATAGAGCCTTTTCTTCCGCAAAAGGAATTAGCCGGTGTGGAGTTTATTAATGGAGTGCTTTGTCCGGGTTTTATTAATGTGCATGCACATCTGGAATTGTCGTTTCTGAAGGGGAAACTTAAACCTTCGGGAGGATTGGAACACTTTATACAGCAAATGAAACAGGTTAACCGCTCGGTAGATTCACAAAAGATAGAAGCAGCTAAACTTGCCGATAGTGAAATGTTCGACGAGGGTATCGTTGCTTGTGGTGATATTGTTAATACTGACTTGACGTTACCGATTAAAGAAAAGTCTGCTATTTTTTACCATAATTTTATTGAATTATATTCCCTAATTGATTCTAAAGCTGATGAAGTGTTTCAGCATGGATTGCAGTTATATAAGTTATGGGAGAAGTATAGCAAAAGTATAACGTATCATGCTCCTTATTCAGTTTCTTATGCCTTATTTCAAAAAATTTCTGAGTTTAATAATGTTAGCAACGATTTATGTTCTATTCACTTTTATGAATCCAAACGCGAAGAACAGTTATTACAACAATGGCAGTCCGGTAACTGGCAATGGAGTCATCATCCAACGTGGACTATTATAGAGCAAATTCCATACGAAAATCGAGTGCTTTTTGTACATAATACCTTTATCGACGAAAAATCATTTAATTTTATTTGCAATCGCTTTAAGCAAAGAGCATGGGTGCTTTGTCCATCTTCAAATTTGTTTATTGAAAACACGATGCCGCCGCTTCACCTTTTAATTAAAGACAAGGAAAATATTTGCATCGGAACAGATAGTTATGCATCCAATCGTCGATTGTCTATATTAAACGAATTAAAATTACTTTCAAGCAATTTCCCAGAAATTGAATTAATAGATTGGTTAAAGATGGCAACGATTCAAGGAGCAAAGGCGTTGAATATTCAGGATAAATTCGGATCTTTTAAAAATGGAACAAATCCCGGGGTTTTGGCATTAATGGAGATGGACTTGCTTAATCTAAAATTGACTGATGAAACATATATAAAACGAATATTATAA